The genome window GCCGGCCTGGACTTCGCGTGGCACCAGGAACATGCCGCACTTCGGGCAGGACCCCGGTTCGTCCCGGACGACTTCCGGATGCATCGGGCAGGTATATTCGATACGGACTTGCAGTACCGGCGCGTCGAAGTCCGATACGTCCGGGCGGAAGGCGCTTTCGGAAAATACATGGCGCAGTTGACGCACACCTTCGAGCAAATTCTGCTGGGAAAGCCCCGTTGCAACGTCAGCGCCTGGTAAAGGCGACAGGTCTTCTGTACCCAGTACGAACAACGCCCGCGGGCGGACCATCTGGGCATAAACTACGGCTGCGGCTTCCCGCAACGCCGGGGGAATAGGGCCGACCACCAGCAGCACACTGGCGTGGCGCGGGCTGGCGACCCGCTGCAGTCCGGCCGCTTCAATGTCCAGGCCGTGGGCGCGGGCAATGTCGGGACCGGGAATGAGGAATACGTTGAGATCACGGGCCATCGCGCCAGCAACCAGCCGCCGTAATCCGGACAGTTTTCCCTGTCGGGCGCCGGTAATCATTTATTGTCTCCGCAGCGCACCCTGACTCCAGCCGTAGAGTAATCCCAGAAACAGAATGGCCAGAAAGACGCCCATGTCGAGCAGGGCAACCAGTCCTTCCTGCTTGTATACCACTGCCCAGGGGTACATGTAGGCCATTTCCATATCGAAGGATAAAAACAGTAACGCGTAGCCATAGTAGCGGGCGTGGTAACGCACCCAGACCGGGTCGCGTGACAACTGGCCAGCGGTTGCGGGTACCTCCTTGCCCGGTTCCTTGCGCGCTTTGCCAAACGCGCTGGCAAGGGCATACAGACTGAGGACAAAGCCGATGGTGCCGACTGTCAGGCCCAGCAGTAATCCGTATTCTTCAAGGGTAGTCATTATTGTCTGTCCTCTTGTCAGTCAGTCCTGGCAGGCATGCTGACAGCCTACAGGTAACGCAAATAAAACAGGTACAGTCGCTCAAACAGGTTCTTGACGGTGATGAGTTTGCGCGAATGACGCGGAAAAATATTCCAGAATGGCGGCTTATCATCGTTGGCGGCATGCAGCCATATCGCATCGTTCTCCATGTTCAAAATGCAGGAAAGTTCGAAGCGATAGGTGTGTGTGGGTTCTTTGCCTTTTAACACAGCGCGCATATTTTTAGCCGCGGCTTGTGAGCGCAATTGCGCCATGTGAGCCTGGTGAGGCACCCAGGGCGGTGGATTTTCATGATTACTGCAATCACCGGCAGCGAAAACCTTGTCCAGGCCCTGTACACAGCCGAACCTGTCGACCGCGATATGACCGCCAACGGAGACCGGCAGACAGGATTGCTGTACCCAGTCTGGTGCTCTGATGCCGGGTGTAAACAGGATCAGGTCCGCTTTTCTGAAAGTGCCGTCTACGTCTCGCATACCGCCATCGATAAATTCCGCCGGCTCATAGCCGTAGTCGAGGATAATGTCGCGCTCGAGCAGCCGATCGGTGATGGCGCCGGTTTCCCCCGGCGCAATGTCCGGGGAAAAAAGATGAATTTCGAATTTGTCGCGCAGGCCCTTTTCTTTCAGGGCATAGTCAAACAGGCAGGCGCACTCGTACATCTGGCCACCGCGGCCGGCAACAAAGCCATCGAGTTTATTGAGCTTGAAGCCCACGTAGATAATACCTTCCTGTAGGGTGTTCAGCCGTTGCATGAAGGCATTCATGTCATCCGGCCCGCCGCAGGGTGAAAAGGTATGTATGCCTGTGCCGGGAATATCATCGACCCGGAACGCCGGACCTGTGCCTATGAACAGGGCATCGTTGGTGTAACGACCCTGTGTGGTCAGTACAGTTCTTCCACCATCCTGAACATCGACTACCTGGTCATCTATAAAATGTATGTTGCGACGCCACAGCCAGGGTCGGATATCAAGCGTGATGCCATCCTTCGTTTTTTTGCCGGTGATGAATTCAGGTATGGCCGGGAAATAGATGAACTGGCCATTGCCAATAACGGTAATGTCGTAGCGTGAATAAATCCGTCGCACAAAGAATGCAAAAACCGGGAAGACCGGTAGTGATAACAGGTAACCGATAAAAAACAGGGAGGCGAAACCATTGCCGATGATGACGATCTTTGTCTTCATGAAACCCGCTTGTTGGTTTTTGTTTGAGGTTCTGGTCAGACTGCTGTTGGCCAGCGTGGTTCCGCTAGTATAGCGCGCATGGTAAAGAATTAAATGATCTTTGTATCTATACTCGGGGTAGTGTTATTTGCCGTATTGACCTGTGTGTAGTGCACAGGTTCTATACTTGTGCATGTCGTGGCATTAACGATATGGACAATCAACAAGTGAGGAAATTATGAGTGTTGAATACACAAAAGTCAGGGATCCGGTCTGTGACATGATGGTGGATCCGCGTGAGTTGTCTATCGACTACCTGGGGATGCATTTTTCATTTTGCTCCGAGCAATGCAAACAGCGGTTTTTAGATAACCCTAATCTGTATATAGGTACAGCCGGGCATAAATCCCCCAGACAGGAAGGCCGGGTAGTGCTTAAGCGACGGCGCCTGAAACTGTCGGAGCCACTGTCAGCTGAAGCCAGAGAGGGATTGATTAAACAGCTCCAGTCGATGATGGGTATCAAGCGCGTCGATGTTGAAGGCGATATCGTCGATATTACTTACGACTTGCTCGAAGCAACAGAAGCGCAGATCGAGGAGACGATTGCGCAATCCGGTGCAGTCCTCGGACAGAGTCTGGCGAGACGTCTGAGTCGGGGGTTTGTAAAGTATCTTGAGGAAACAGAGATTGAAAACCTTGAGGTAAAGCCGCAACCTCACCATCATGGTCATTAGCCTGTGGGTAGTATGACCTGAAAACGGGTAATGCCTTCGGACGAAGTTACACTGACGCTGCCGCCATGCGCTTCAACGATGGATTTAACGATGGCCAATCCCAGTCCGGTACCACCCTCCTGCCGGGCCGGGTCGACACGATAGAACCGATCGAACAATTTGGGGAGGTGTTCGGGTGATATTGACGGGCCAGGGTTTTCTATTACGATATAGGCTTCGTTCATAGCTGTAGCACTGAGTTCTATCCGTACAGTAGCTCCCGGAGATGCGTGGCGTATCGCATTGGAAAGCAGGTTTCCCAATGCACGTTGCAGCATGAGTCTATCACCCGGTACCTTGGCAGTGCCTTCAAGTTTCAGTTTAACCCCATGCTCTTCGGCCCATGCCTCGTAAAACTCGAACAGAGTCTCCACTTCACTTGCCAGATCCACCTCAGCTGTTTTCATGTCGTCAGGGTCATTGTCTGCTTTTGCAAGGAAAAGCATGTCGTTGATCATCTGGGCCATGTGCTCGTATTCTTCGATATTCGAGAAGAGAATCTCCTTGTATTCCTCGATCGTACGTGGCTTCGAAAGGGCGACCTGGGTTTGGGTCATCATGTTGGTCACCGGCGTACGCAGATCATGCGCAATATCGGCAGAAAAATTGGAAAGGCGACGAAAATCTTCTTCCATGCGCTCAAGCATTTCATTGAACGAGACAGCAAGATCGGTCAGTTCACGCGGCACCGTTTCCGGCGACAGACGCGTATTCAGTTCATTCGCGGAGATGTGGCGTATTTGGGTAATTATTTGATGCAGTGGTGCGTGTCCGTAGCGAACCACGACCCAGCCCATGAGGCTGGTAATGGCGAAACCACTGGCGATCATGAGCCACAGAGTATGGCGAAAGCGTTTGAGAAACTGCAGGTGAAAGTCTATAGGCAGTGCTGCAACGATGGTGTAGACCTGATTACCTTGTGCGGTATTGTCACGCATCTTGCGAACCAGGATATGAAAGCGATGTTCGCCATCGGTCCATTCCTGTATGTTGGCATCTTTGGCTGTCTTTACTGCAATGCCTTCAAGCATCGACAGATCCGGCCCGGAACTGGAATAGTGTACTTTTCCGTTCTGGTCGGTTATGTAAAGTGATGCGTCGTGATGCCCGACCAGTAGATCACCAAATCGCTGTCTGAGGAGGGAAGGGTCATCATTTTCGGTGCTTGAAACTATTGCCTGGTGAACCGCCTGGGCCATGGTTTCGAGTTCTTTGGCATCTTCCATGGCGAAGTGGTGTTTGATCGAGCTTTCGATCAGCCAGCCAAACCCGGAGAACACGATAATGGCCACGACACCGAATAAAACGGTGAGTCGTAGCGTTAGTGAATGTGGGCGCCGCATTGTCCCTGATTCAGCTCGCGTCCTGAAGGTCAAGTATGTAGCCCATGCCGCGACGGGTATGGATCAACCTCGGTTCAAAATTCTCGTCTATCTTGGCGCGGAGTCGACGAATCGCGACATCAATGACGTTGGTGTCGCTGTCGAAGTTCATGTCCCAGACCTGTGATGCAATCAGGGAACGGGGTAGTACTTCGCCCTGCCGTCTGACCAGCAGTTCCAGCAGTGCAAATTCCTTGGCGGTGAGTTGTATATTCTGCCCTGCACGTGTTGCGCATCTTCGCAATAAATCGAGTTCGAGATCGGCAACGCTCAACCTCGTTTCATTTACCGGCGTTGCACCGCGCCGCAGCAGGGTTCGAACCCGTGCCAGCAGTTCGGAGAAGGCGAATGGTTTGACCAGATAGTCGTCGGCACCGAGTTCCAGTCCCTTGACGCGGTCATCAACACTGTCTCGTGCGGTAAGAAACAGTACCGGCACATTTCTGCCAGCCTCGCGAAGTGATTTGAGAATTTTCCAGCCATCGATGTCAGGCAGCATGACATCAAGGATCAGCAGGTCAAAATCTTCAGTCATGGCCTGATGATGGCCATCCAGCCCATTACGTGCGAGGTCAACGATAAATCCGGCCTCACTGAGGCCCTGGTGGAGGTAATCGCCAATTTTGCTTTCGTCTTCGACGATCAGGAGTTTCATCTGTAATCCGCGCAAATACCCGTTGTTATAAAAAGGTCTTCCAGATATTCCGGCCGTTGTGACGGAACATTGCCAATCTTTCTGCCAGGCCGGGTTAGTCGCCATATTAAGCAGGGTTGAATGGCGGGAAGATGACACAACCATGACAAAATTGTAATGGTTGTGTCATGTCAGGGAAAGCAGTGTACTGCTAGCTTGTGCGCCACTGACCAGCCAGATTGCCAGGAAATATTTAAACGGAGGATCATACTCGTATGAAACGCACTTTAGCGCAGGCAGATATCATCCCGGATCATTCACGGCGCCGATTTGTACAGGGTCTTGCTGCAGGAGGGGCCATGCTGGGCCTGTCCCCCATGCTGAGCCCGGTGTGGGCTCAGCAGGCTGCCGGGACAAAAACAGGCATGGCCCCCGTGCTCACAGGAAAAGAATTTGATCTCACTATAGCCGAGACAATGGTCAACTACACCGGCAAGCCACGCCTGGCGACTACGATCAACGGTTCAATACCTGCGCCAATCCTGCGCTGGCGCGAGGGAGACACCATTACCCTGCGTGTAACGAACCGTCTTGCGGTATCTACATCGATACATTGGCACGGGATTATCCTCCCTTTCCAGATGGATGGTGTCCCGGGCGTCAGTTTTTCGGGCATCGCACCAGGTGAAACCTTTGTCTACCGTTTTAAAGTCCGGCAATCGGGAACCTACTGGTATCACTCTCATACAGCTTTTCAGGAACAGACCGGTATGTATGGCGCCATAATCATTGATCCCGCCGAGGGAGGTCGTATTCGTGCAGATCGTGATTATGTCGTCCAGTTATCTGACTGGACCGACGAGAATCCGCTTGCCGTCTTTGCAAAACTGAAGAAGCAAAGCGATTACTACAATTTCAATCAGCTCACCGCCGGTGATTTCCTTAAGGATGTATCTGATAAGGGGCTGGGTATAGCCATGGACAAAAGGCGCATGTGGAACCGTATGCGAATGAATCCTACGGACCTGGCGGATATTTCGGCGTATACCTACACCTTTCTGATGAACGGGACGACACCCTCGGGTAACTGGACGGGCCTGTTCAGGCGTGGTGAACGTGTGCGGTTACGTTTTATTGGCAGCGGGACCCAGAGTTTTTTTGATGTTCGGATTCCCGGCCTGAAAATGACGGTTGTGCACGTTGATGGTCAGGATGTAGAGCCGGTTACGGTTGATGAGTTCCGTTTCGGACCGGGTGAGACCTATGATGTGATTGTCGAGCCGAAGGATGACAGGGCTTACACCATCTTTGCACAGTCCATGGATCGAACCGGCTATGCGCGAGGAACACTGGCGCCACGTATCGATATGGAAGGTGAAGTACCGGCGCTTGACAAGCCGCAATGGCTGACTATGGCAGACATGATGGGGAGTATGGCGCGAGAGAGTATGAGCGGCATGCAGACGATGGATGCGATGGATCATGGGTCCATGGCAATGGGTGACAACAAGGTGCATGCCCGCCACGCCAGAACCGAATACGGACCCAGCGTCGATATGCGTGTCGATACGCCACGCACAAATCTGGATGACCCCGGTGTCGGGTTGCGCAACAACGGCAGGCGAGTATTGACCTATGCCGACCTGCACACGATCGGTGGGCCACTCGATCCGCGTGACGCTGAACGCGAAATTGAACTCCATCTCACTGGCAATATGGAGCGCTATACCTGGTCGCTCGATGGTCTCGAGTTCGGCAAGTCCACACCGGTGCATTTCCGCCATGGCGAGCGGCTGCGCGTCATACTGCATAACGACACCATGATGACACACCCCATGCATCTGCATGGTATGTGGAGTGAACAGGAAACAGCGGATGGAGAATTTCTGGCCCGGCGCCACACTATCAGCGTACAGCCGGCGCAACGCGTCAGTTTCCTTGTGACCGCAGATGCGCTCGGTCGCTGGGCATGGCACTGCCATCTTCTTTATCACATGGATGCGGGAATGTTCCGCGAAGTGGTTGTGGCGTGATGTTGCT of Thiogranum longum contains these proteins:
- a CDS encoding NADH-quinone oxidoreductase subunit A; the protein is MTTLEEYGLLLGLTVGTIGFVLSLYALASAFGKARKEPGKEVPATAGQLSRDPVWVRYHARYYGYALLFLSFDMEMAYMYPWAVVYKQEGLVALLDMGVFLAILFLGLLYGWSQGALRRQ
- a CDS encoding NAD(P)/FAD-dependent oxidoreductase; this translates as MKTKIVIIGNGFASLFFIGYLLSLPVFPVFAFFVRRIYSRYDITVIGNGQFIYFPAIPEFITGKKTKDGITLDIRPWLWRRNIHFIDDQVVDVQDGGRTVLTTQGRYTNDALFIGTGPAFRVDDIPGTGIHTFSPCGGPDDMNAFMQRLNTLQEGIIYVGFKLNKLDGFVAGRGGQMYECACLFDYALKEKGLRDKFEIHLFSPDIAPGETGAITDRLLERDIILDYGYEPAEFIDGGMRDVDGTFRKADLILFTPGIRAPDWVQQSCLPVSVGGHIAVDRFGCVQGLDKVFAAGDCSNHENPPPWVPHQAHMAQLRSQAAAKNMRAVLKGKEPTHTYRFELSCILNMENDAIWLHAANDDKPPFWNIFPRHSRKLITVKNLFERLYLFYLRYL
- a CDS encoding YHS domain-containing protein, whose amino-acid sequence is MSVEYTKVRDPVCDMMVDPRELSIDYLGMHFSFCSEQCKQRFLDNPNLYIGTAGHKSPRQEGRVVLKRRRLKLSEPLSAEAREGLIKQLQSMMGIKRVDVEGDIVDITYDLLEATEAQIEETIAQSGAVLGQSLARRLSRGFVKYLEETEIENLEVKPQPHHHGH
- a CDS encoding heavy metal sensor histidine kinase, which encodes MRRPHSLTLRLTVLFGVVAIIVFSGFGWLIESSIKHHFAMEDAKELETMAQAVHQAIVSSTENDDPSLLRQRFGDLLVGHHDASLYITDQNGKVHYSSSGPDLSMLEGIAVKTAKDANIQEWTDGEHRFHILVRKMRDNTAQGNQVYTIVAALPIDFHLQFLKRFRHTLWLMIASGFAITSLMGWVVVRYGHAPLHQIITQIRHISANELNTRLSPETVPRELTDLAVSFNEMLERMEEDFRRLSNFSADIAHDLRTPVTNMMTQTQVALSKPRTIEEYKEILFSNIEEYEHMAQMINDMLFLAKADNDPDDMKTAEVDLASEVETLFEFYEAWAEEHGVKLKLEGTAKVPGDRLMLQRALGNLLSNAIRHASPGATVRIELSATAMNEAYIVIENPGPSISPEHLPKLFDRFYRVDPARQEGGTGLGLAIVKSIVEAHGGSVSVTSSEGITRFQVILPTG
- a CDS encoding heavy metal response regulator transcription factor, which encodes MKLLIVEDESKIGDYLHQGLSEAGFIVDLARNGLDGHHQAMTEDFDLLILDVMLPDIDGWKILKSLREAGRNVPVLFLTARDSVDDRVKGLELGADDYLVKPFAFSELLARVRTLLRRGATPVNETRLSVADLELDLLRRCATRAGQNIQLTAKEFALLELLVRRQGEVLPRSLIASQVWDMNFDSDTNVIDVAIRRLRAKIDENFEPRLIHTRRGMGYILDLQDAS
- a CDS encoding copper resistance system multicopper oxidase, coding for MKRTLAQADIIPDHSRRRFVQGLAAGGAMLGLSPMLSPVWAQQAAGTKTGMAPVLTGKEFDLTIAETMVNYTGKPRLATTINGSIPAPILRWREGDTITLRVTNRLAVSTSIHWHGIILPFQMDGVPGVSFSGIAPGETFVYRFKVRQSGTYWYHSHTAFQEQTGMYGAIIIDPAEGGRIRADRDYVVQLSDWTDENPLAVFAKLKKQSDYYNFNQLTAGDFLKDVSDKGLGIAMDKRRMWNRMRMNPTDLADISAYTYTFLMNGTTPSGNWTGLFRRGERVRLRFIGSGTQSFFDVRIPGLKMTVVHVDGQDVEPVTVDEFRFGPGETYDVIVEPKDDRAYTIFAQSMDRTGYARGTLAPRIDMEGEVPALDKPQWLTMADMMGSMARESMSGMQTMDAMDHGSMAMGDNKVHARHARTEYGPSVDMRVDTPRTNLDDPGVGLRNNGRRVLTYADLHTIGGPLDPRDAEREIELHLTGNMERYTWSLDGLEFGKSTPVHFRHGERLRVILHNDTMMTHPMHLHGMWSEQETADGEFLARRHTISVQPAQRVSFLVTADALGRWAWHCHLLYHMDAGMFREVVVA